The stretch of DNA CGACTCGGAATCCGGCCATGAGCTTCACATTATTGATGTTATTCGCCGTCGTCTTTGGCGTTGAAATGTCAGTGATGTTGCAGCTTTACACGGGTGCCGTGATTACCGGTGCTTTCATCTCAGCCGCAGCCGTTTTTGCAACTATGGCGGTGATTGGGACGACTAGCAAGCGTGATATGTCACGTTTAGGGACGCATTTGTTTGCGGCCTTGATCGGGTTATTAGTCGCTTCCGTCGTTAACTTATTCTTACAAAGCGCTATGATCAGTTACGTCTTCTCATATATTGGTGTCTTGATCTTTGCGGGCTTATCAATGTGGGATGCGAACAAGATGCGTGACATGTATCTCCAATATGGGGATCAAGTCTCATCAACTGGTTTGGCCGTTAGTGGGGCTTTATCACTCTACTTGGATTTCGTTAACTTGTTCTTATACTTTGTCCAAATCTTTGCGGGTGGTTCAAGCCGTAACTAAATTATTAACGAGATGCGATTCAAAACGGGTGCTGACAATCGTCAGGCACTCGTTTTTTAATCGCGAAATTCCCGTTAACCCCGATTGTTTGGTACAATTAAAGAAATTGTTCGACTTTAAAGGAGCGCAAATAAATGGCAAAAAAATTATTATTGATTGATGGCAATAGCGTCGCGTTTCGAGCGTTTTTCGCGTTGCACAATCAACTCGACCGCTTTGTGAACGCTGACGGATTGCACACGAATGCAATCTATGGCTTCAACACGATGCTCGATCACATGATCAAAGCTGTCGAACCCACCGATATGTTGGTGGCGTTTGATGCCGGTAAAACGACTTTCCGGACTGCCATGTTTGATAACTATAAGGGTGGCCGAGCCAAGACGCCGAGCGAATTTTCTGAACAAATGCCTTATATTGAACAACTTTTAGATGCTTACGGCATTCAACATTATAAATTAAAAGATTATGAAGCCGATGATATTATCGGAACGTTGGCGGGACAAGCCGATGCTGCTGGTTATACGACCACGGTAGTGACTGGTGACCGAGATTTGACTCAGTTGACGACTGACCACACCACGGTCGCAGTGACCGTCAAGGGTGTCTCCGAAGTGGAACGTTACACGCCGGCCCATGTTCAAGAAAAACTAGGGATTACGGCTACTCAGATTATTGATATGAAGGGTCTCACTGGAGATACTTCGGATAATTATCCAGGGGTGACCAAAGTCGGTGAAAAAACCGCGCTGAAACTGTTGAAGCAATACGGCTCAGTCGAAGGCGTTTACGAAAATGTTGCGGATATGAAGCAAAGCAAGATGAAGGAACATTTGATTGAAGACCACGACTTAGCGGTACGAGCGAAGGTCTTGGCGACGATCAAACGTGATGCGCCAATCACCGTTGGTTTAGCTGATTTAGCTTACGCGGGCCCCAATATTGACCAACTGGCAGAATTCTATCAAACGATGGATTTTCAATCTTTCTTGAAGAAATTAAAGGTGAACAATGCTGAACCCGTGGCACCAATTGATTACACCGTATTGACCAAGGAAAACCTGCCCGAATTGGCGCAATTTAAGACGGCGGTTGAATTCTATTTGGAAATGCCAACGGCAAATTATCATACTTCAGCATTTGCTGGTTTTGCGATCGGTCATGCCGGCAAATGGTATATCAGTCGTGACGTGGAATTATTGTTACAACCGGCTGTGGCCGAGATGTTGGCCAGCGATACGATCAAGAAGAACGTATTTGACATGAAACGGACCATCGTTGGCTTGAACCGGTTAGGCTTGAGTCTAGGAACCGTTGATTTTGACCTCTTACTCGTTTCCTATCTACTGGATACCAACGACAACAGCAATGATCTCGGTAACCTAGCGGAACAACATGGCTATACTGAATTGCCAACTGATGAAGAAGTGTATGGTAAAGGTGTCAAACGGGCCATCCCAGATGATGACAAGCTTTTCTTCAGTCATCTGGCACGAAAACTTGCGGCGATTGCGGCTTTACATGCCGAATTAATGCAGAAACTTGATGAAAATGAACAAACGCCGTTATACGATGATATTGAAAAACCAATGGCCCGCGTTTTGGCACAAATGGAAATCGCTGGCATCACCGTTGACAGTGGCACTTTACAAGCCATGGGGAGTCAATTTAAAGAACGGCTGAGCGAAATCGAACAAAAGATCTATCAGGAGGCCGGGCAAGAGTTTAATATCAATTCACCTAAGCAACTAGGTAAAATCTTGTTTGAAGATATGAAGTTGCCAGTGATTAAAAAGACTAAAACAGGTTATTCGACCGCGGTTGATGTACTCGAAAAATTAGCACCGGAAGCCCCAATCGTGGCTAACATTTTACAATATCGGCAAATTTCTAAGATTCAATCCACTTATGTGGTGGGGTTATTGGACGCGATTCACTCATCTGATCAAAAAGTCCATACCCGTTATTTACAAACTTTAACGCAAACCGGGCGTTTATCGTCCGTTGATCCGAATTTGCAAAATATTCCAGTCCGGTTAGAAGAAGGGCGTAAGATTCGGCAAGCCTTTGTGCCTAGTCATGCGGGTTGGCAAATCTTTTCATCTGATTATTCGCAAATTGAATTGCGAGTGCTAGCACATATTACCCATGATGCCAACTTGCAAGCTGCCTTTAAAGAAGGCGATGACATTCATGCTGCGACGGCCATGCGGATCTTCAATTTGAAGTCGCCTGAAGAGGTTACGCCGAATATTCGACGCCAAGCCAAAGCGGTCAATTTTGGTATCGTCTATGGGATCAGTGATTATGGGTTGTCACAAAATATTGGCATTACGCGTAAACAAGCCAAAGCGTTTATTGACGCTTACTTCAAGGAATACCCAGGTGTGAAGCAATATATGACCGATATTGTCAAACAAGCTCATGAACAGGGCTATGTTGAAACGATTTCTCATCGGCGGCGTTATTTACCAGATATTCATGCCAAGAGCTTTAATCAGCGGTCATTTGCTGAAAGAACGGCGATGAATACACCGATTCAAGGCAGTGCGGCGGATATCATCAAAATTGCGATGATCAAGATGCAGGCTAAGCTCAAAGCAGCGGGATTAAAAGCGACAATGTTACTCCAAGTCCATGATGAATTGATTTTTGAAGCGCCTAAAGAAGAGATTTCAACGCTAGAAAAATTAGTGCCATCAGTGATGGATTCTGCGGTGAAGTTGGAAGTCCCATTAAAGGTCGAAAGCCATTTTGGTGATACATGGTATGATGCAAAATAAACATGGAAGTGATTAGATGCCAGAATTACCTGAAGTTGAAACGGTTCGACGTGGGTTGAATCGGTTAGTTAAGGGCGCCACAATTGCGAGTATCGAGGTCAATTGGCCCAAAATTATTAATAATGATGTTGAGCGTTTTAAGCAGCGTCTAGCCGGACACACGATTGAAAAAGTTGATCGGCGCGGAAAATATTTACTGTTCCGATTTAGCCAAGGACTCACGATGGTGTCACATTTACGGATGGAAGGCAATTACAGTGTTATGCCGCAAAATGAAGGCCAAACGACTCATACGCACGTGGTGTTTCATCTCACGGATGGTCGTGACTTGTTGTACAATGACACGCGCAAATTTGGTCGCATGACCCTCGTTCCCACCGGTGAAGAGTTGACGGTTGCTGGTTTGAAAACTATTGGTCCAGAACCCGTGGCAAGTGACCTGACTGTGGCGTATCTGACTGAGATCTTTAAGCGCTCAAAAAAGATGATCAAACCACTATTGCTAGATCAGAGTAAGATCGCTGGCATTGGGAATATTTACGCGGATGAAACCCTTTGGATGAGTAAGATTCATCCAATGCGACCGGCTAATTCATTAACTGATGACGAAATTGTTTCGTTACGGCAAGCAATCATTGATGAAATGGCACTGGCAATCAAAGGCCATGGGACAACGGTACATTCCTTTTCAACAGCCTTTGGCGAGGCAGGGCAATTTCAAAATCATCTCCATGTTTATGGTCGTGAAGGCGAACCGTGTGAACGTTGCGGGACATTGATTGTAAAAATCAAAGTTGCACAACGTGGGACCCATTTTTGTCCGCATGAACAGCAATTGTAGGTGAGCCAATGACGCAAATTATTGGACTGACTGGCGGCATCGCCACGGGCAAATCAACGGTTTCTGCGATGTTGGCCGAAGCCGGCTTGCCCATTGTCGATGCCGATAAAATTGCCTGGCAAGTCGAAGGAGCAGGTCAGCCGACAACACAAAAAATTGCGGCAGCTTTTGGCTCGCAAACGCTGCTTGCAGATGGTCAGTTAAATCGGCGTTGGCTAGGGCAGCAAGTTTTTAATGATGCCAGTAAGTTGGCATTGTTGACGGAGATCACTCGCGGCCCGATTCAACGGGCGATGTTAACCGCTATTGTGGCGGCTGGAAAGTCACAGCCGGCTGCGGTGATCTTAGATGTGCCACTATTATTTGAAGGCGGTTGGCAGCATATTTGTGATCAAGTTGTCGTGGTAGCCGCACCGGCGCCCGTAGTTTTGTCCCGGTTGATGGCGCGTAATCAACTGTCAGCTGAAGCGGCACGTGCACGGATAGCGAGTCAAATGCCACTGGCTGAAAAGGTTCAACGGGCGGATGTGGTCATTGATAATGGAGAAAACGTTGATAAAACAAGAACCGCCGTGTTAAAATGGCTGAAAACGATTATAAAGTAAAATTGATACGATTAAGTAAAAATGAGGTGAGAAGTCTATGCAATGTCCACATTGTCATCATAATGGCTCGCGAGTAGTTGATAGTCGACCCACTGATGATGGTCGCGTTATTCGTCGCCGGCGTGAATGCGAGAACTGCGGTTTTCGATTCACAACTTTTGAACGAGTCGAAGCGACACCATTGTTAGTGATCAAAAAGAATGGCGCCCGTGAAGAATTTAACCGTGAAAAGATTTTACGGGGAATTATCCGTTCGGCTGAAAAACGACCAGTCAGCATGGAAACGATGACGGGTGTCGTGGATGACGTCGAGAATAAAGTTCGTTCTTTGGGTGAAAATGAGATCTCCAGTCAGGTGATTGGGGAATATGTCATGGAACAACTTGCAGATATCGATGAAATTTCCTACATCCGTTTTGCCAGTGTTTATCGGCAATTTAAGGATATGCACGTCTTCTTAAATGAACTCCAAGATATGATGGAACGTGATAAAGTCAAGTTGGCCAAACAACCGACTAAAACGGCCCATCGTGTGTCTAAAACGAAAAAAGATAATTAATGAAGAATGGTGAGCAACATGCCTAAAAATGAGCCAAGCTTGACACCTAAAACGGGGTTAGTTGTCCCCGCGGCGCCGGCGTTAAGTGCCACTGAGCAGGCCGTGTTAGCGGAGCTCTATTTACCACTAATTGGACCGCTGGCCTATAGTTTGGCAGCGGCCCTACGCAGTTTGCAGACGCCGTCGACTGATTTAACTCATCGACGTAGCCATGCGGAATTGCTTGGAATTTTGAATGTTGATCTGCCAACCGTAGTGGCGGCACGGCAAAAGCTTGAAGCGACCGGATTGCTACGGAGCTACTATCGCCAAGATGATCTAGGCGAAGTTTATTTGTACGTTTTACAGCGACCCTTGCCAGCAACGCAATTTTTTGGAGACGACTTGTTGAGTGTGCTGCTACTGGATACGGTCGGTGAGTTACGCTATCAGCAATTGGCCGATCAGTTTACGCCAACGGTGGTCGACATACAAGGTGCCACGGATGTTTCGGCGAACTTGCTGGATGTCTTTCATATTGATAGTCAGAAGGTCACGCATGTTCCGACCGAGATTCAAACTGTGCGGGCCAAACAAGCGACCGCAACTGAAATGACACCAGCGATGCCTGATCTGACCGATGAAGTCTTTGACTGGCAAGTACTTGGTCAAATTCTCAAACAGAACTATGTTGACTTAGAACAAGTCGCTCAGTCTCGACAGTTGATCATGACAGAAAGCCGTGTCTATGGGATTAGTGAAGTTGAAATGGCCAAATTAATCAGTGAGGTGGCCAGTTTAACCACTGGTCAGTTCGATGAAAGCCAATTAAAGTTGTTGATCGCGCGTCGATATGAGCGTCCAACGAATTCGACAACCACTCAATTGGAGGCTCGTTCAGCGGCCACGGCGGCTGCCGACACCACGCCAGCCGTAAAATTATCGACGGCTGAGCAGCAGCTGGTGGCGTATGCCAAACAAACTTCACCATATGATTTTCTTAATGAACTAAAACAAGAAAAGCATGGTTTCGTCACAAGCGGTGAAAATCGTTTGATTCACGATTTGGTCAATCGTGGTGTCTTACCAAATGCTGTTATTAATATGGTGGTCTATTATTTGTTACAAAATCGTGAGTTAGCCGCCTTAAATAAGAATTTATTAGAGACGGTCGCAAATGATTGGCAGCAACATGATATTATGACACCAGAAGCGGCGCTGGCTTATTTGCGTGAGCGTCAGCAACCGAAACAGCCGCGTCAACGGGCAACCCGAGCGCGTAATGGCCGAACGCCACGTAAGGAAATTGTGCCAAAGTGGGCTCAAAAGTCCGCTGATGGGACCGTCAAGTCAACTAGTAATCAAATCACGGCAGCCCAACGAAAACAATTAGCCGCACGGTTGGCTAAACTAGATTCAGATTCTGAGAAGGGGGACTAAAGCATGGAGAATATTTCGGAAACTTTAAAGATTTTGATGAATAAACGTAATTTAAATCATCAGTATCAAGAACTCATGACTGAGGTATTTCAAGATTCGGATGTTCGTCAGTTTTTAGCGGCTCATCAAAAGGAACTCTCTAGTGATGCGATGGAACGTAGCGCGACTAAACTGTATGAATTTTGTCAGGAAAAGCGCAAGATTGCGCGCCATGAGCCAACACAGGTGCCTGGCTATCAACCCGAACTCGTGATGAGTAATCATTTAATTGATATTGCCTATCAGCCAACGCTTCAGCATCAAGAAGCGCAGGTCGCTCGGGAGTTGAAGCAGCGGGTTCGTTCGATTAGTATGCCTAAGAATATTGAGCATGCAGATCTGAAAGCTTATGATCAAGACGGTGATCGCGCGGGTGCGTTGATGTCGGCATTAGATTTTATCGATGCCTACACGCAAGCACCAAAACGGTTTCATCGAGGCTTATATTTGTATGGCTCTTTTGGCGTCGGTAAGACGTTCTTGTTAGGGGCTATGGCTAATGCGTTAGCGGCCAAAGGTTTTCAAACGACCTTGATCCATTTTCCAAGCTTTGCGGTTGAAATGAAACGTTCTATCAGTAACAATACTTCTGGTGATAAAGTGGATGCCATTAAACGTGCGCCGATTCTAATGATCGATGATATCGGGGCAGATGCGTCGTCCACTTGGATTCGCGATGATGTACTCGGTGTTATTTTGGAATTTCGGATGCAAGAAGAGTTGCCAACTTGTTTTTCTTCTAATTTTTCGATGCAAGAATTGCAGGACGGTTATCTAACCATCTCTCAAAAGGGCGATGAGGAACCGATCAAAGCTCAGCGAATCATGCAACGCGTCCGGTATTTGTCTACTGAAATTGAAATGATTGGTCGTAATCGGCGCTTGAATCCGACCGATTAATGTTGACATTTAATGTGAAAGTGGTTTAATAAAAACAGATGCAAAAGACATGCTTCGTTATCATGGATTACAGAGACCCAAGCCTAGTTCTGGAAGCTTGAGACCGGATAAATGAAGATACCACTTTTGTGAACATGCTCAGTTGAGCCGGAACGCGTCCGTTATTAGCGCTAATGAGTCAGTGTGCCTTGTTGCACTGAAAAATCGGGTGGAACCACGTCAATCACGTCCCTAATGCTAGTTTAGTCTGGCATTAGGGACTTTTTTGTCGTCCCGGCGCAGTGTTTTGGTGAGTGGGTAAATTTTGAAGGAGTGTGTCAATTTATGGCAAGTATTAATGTAAAGTTCCCTGATGGCGCTGAAAAGCAATTTGATGCTGGCGTTACCACGGAAGCAATTGCAAAATCAATTAGTCCCTCATTGGCTAAACGGTCAGTGGCTGGGAAGTTCAACGATCAAGTCGTTGATTATCGTCAACCCTTAACGACTGATGGTAACATCGAAATCATCGCTGCTGACAGTGATGAAGGGATGGCAGTCTTACGTCAGACAGCTGCCCAAGTTTTGGCCAATGCGGTTAAACAACTTTTCCCTAAGGTTCAATTTGGGAGTGGTGAAGGTAATGCCAATGGCTTCTTCTTCGATACCGACAATCCGGATGCTGAAGGCAAGCAAATCAGTGAAGATGACCTTGAAGCCATCAGCTTGAAGATGCAAGCCATCGTCAAGAAAGATTTGCCAATCGTGCGCGAAGTCTTGTCAAAAGACGCTGCTTTAGCTTTAGTTGGCGATGATCCTTACCAAAAAGACTTAGTTAATGACCGGGCTGCTGCAAATGATGGCCAAGTGGTTGTTTATAAGCAAGGCGATTTTGTTGATTTATCAGATGGCGCGCAATTAGCCTCAACTGGTAAAGTTAAGATTTTCAAACTTTTGTCAGTTGCCGGTGCTTATTGGCAAGGCAAGTCTAGCAATCCAATGTTACAACGGATTTACGGGACGGCTTTCTTAAAGCAAAAAGACTTAGATGAAGATTTGAAGAAGCGCCAAGAAGCTCGTGAACGTGATCACCGGGTCATTGGGAATGAACTTGATTTATTCTTCGTTGATCCTAAAGTCGGTAATGGTTTACCATACTGGATGCCAAATGGTGCGACGATTCGTCGTCAAATCGAACGTTATATCGTGGACAAGGAAGTTGCCAACGGTTATCAACACGTTTATACCCCAGTTTTAGCTAACTTGGATGTTTACAAACAATCTGGTCACTGGGATCACTATCGTGAAGACATGTTCCCACCAATGGACATGGGCGATGGCGAACAATTGGAATTACGTCCAATGAACTGCCCATCACATATCCAGATTTACAACCATCACATTCGCTCATATCGTGAATTACCATTGCGGATTGCTGAACTTGGCATGATGCATCGTTATGAAAAATCTGGTGCATTGACTGGTTTATCACGGGTTCGTGAAATGACCTTGAATGATGGGCACACTTTTGTGGCCTTGGACCAAATTGAAGCAGAATTCAAGAACATCTTGTCCTTGATGGTTGAAGTTTACAAAGACTTTGATATTTCTGATTACCGGTTCCGCTTGAGTTATCGTGACCCAGCTAACAAAGCTAAGTATTTCGATGACGATGCTATGTGGGAACAAAGCCAAAAGATGTTGAAGTCCGCTATGGATGACATGGGCTTGGATTACTTCGAAGCTGAAGGGGAAGCCGCTTTCTACGGTCCTAAATTGGATGTTCAAACGAAGACCGCGCTTGGTGGTGAAGAAACCTTGTCAACGATCCAATTGGACTTCTTATTGCCAGAACGCTTTGACCTGAAGTACGTTGGTTCTGATGGTGAAGAACATCGCCCAGTCATGATTCACCGTGGCTTAGTTTCAACGATGGAACGTTTCGTGGCTTACTTGACTGAAATCTACAAGGGCGCTTTCCCAACTTGGTTAGCACCAAAACAAGTAACGATTATTCCAGTTAACAAGGGTGCTCATGGGGCCTATGCTGAAACCGTTCGTCGGCGTTTAGCTGCTGAAAACATCCGGGTCAGCATCGATGATCGTAACGAAAAGATGGGCTATAAGATTCGTGAATCACAAACGAAGAAGATTCCATATTTGCTCGTTGTCGGTGATCAAGAAGTGGCTAATGGTTCCGTTTCTGTCCGTAAATATGGTGAGGAACGAACTGAATCCGAAGGCGTTGATATGTTTATTGGCGCTATTACGCAAGAAGTTAAGAACTATAGCCGTGGCGCCAGCAAATAATTAGTTGACACCAGTTTTCAATTCTGATATAGTATTGGAGTTGAGAAAAAAAGCAGAAGCACCCGCTTCTCGCCTTGGTAACAAAAACGTTATCGGGCAGATGAACGAATGAATTTATTCCCATTAAAGGGAGTGAGCGGGCGTGTTATGCGCCCGCTCTTTTTGTGGATTTCTCGAAATTTTACGGAGGTGAATTACCATAGCTAAAGATTCGATGGTTAATGACGGCATCCGTGCTCGTGAAGTACGTTTGATTGCCAGTGATGGTGAACAATTAGGTGTCAAGTCACGACAAGAAGCAATGCAGATTGCAGAAGATGCGAGCTTAGATCTTGTTTTAGTTGCACCGAAAGCGAAACCACCCGTAGCCAGAATTATGGATTATGGGAAGTATCGTTTCGAGCAACAAAAGAAACAACGGGAAGCCCGTAAGAAACAAAAAGTGGTTAGCATTAAGGAAGTTCGCTTAAGCCCAACGATCGATACCAATGACTTTGACACTAAGCTGAACCATGCTCAGAAGTTCTTGTCTAAGGGTGACAAAGTTCGGGTCTCCATTCGATTTAAAGGTCGTGCCATTACCCATAAGGATATTGGTCGCCAAGTTTTAAACCGGATGATTGAAGCAACTAAAGAAGATGCATCAGTTGAAGCT from Lactiplantibacillus brownii encodes:
- a CDS encoding Bax inhibitor-1/YccA family protein; the protein is MNNFQQDPQPRTINTQVGLRSFLTKMYGYMTLAVLVSAVSVYLSINVFAAQINALFGQHPMIALIVFLISMFAMIGGIQKNATRNPAMSFTLLMLFAVVFGVEMSVMLQLYTGAVITGAFISAAAVFATMAVIGTTSKRDMSRLGTHLFAALIGLLVASVVNLFLQSAMISYVFSYIGVLIFAGLSMWDANKMRDMYLQYGDQVSSTGLAVSGALSLYLDFVNLFLYFVQIFAGGSSRN
- the polA gene encoding DNA polymerase I, whose amino-acid sequence is MAKKLLLIDGNSVAFRAFFALHNQLDRFVNADGLHTNAIYGFNTMLDHMIKAVEPTDMLVAFDAGKTTFRTAMFDNYKGGRAKTPSEFSEQMPYIEQLLDAYGIQHYKLKDYEADDIIGTLAGQADAAGYTTTVVTGDRDLTQLTTDHTTVAVTVKGVSEVERYTPAHVQEKLGITATQIIDMKGLTGDTSDNYPGVTKVGEKTALKLLKQYGSVEGVYENVADMKQSKMKEHLIEDHDLAVRAKVLATIKRDAPITVGLADLAYAGPNIDQLAEFYQTMDFQSFLKKLKVNNAEPVAPIDYTVLTKENLPELAQFKTAVEFYLEMPTANYHTSAFAGFAIGHAGKWYISRDVELLLQPAVAEMLASDTIKKNVFDMKRTIVGLNRLGLSLGTVDFDLLLVSYLLDTNDNSNDLGNLAEQHGYTELPTDEEVYGKGVKRAIPDDDKLFFSHLARKLAAIAALHAELMQKLDENEQTPLYDDIEKPMARVLAQMEIAGITVDSGTLQAMGSQFKERLSEIEQKIYQEAGQEFNINSPKQLGKILFEDMKLPVIKKTKTGYSTAVDVLEKLAPEAPIVANILQYRQISKIQSTYVVGLLDAIHSSDQKVHTRYLQTLTQTGRLSSVDPNLQNIPVRLEEGRKIRQAFVPSHAGWQIFSSDYSQIELRVLAHITHDANLQAAFKEGDDIHAATAMRIFNLKSPEEVTPNIRRQAKAVNFGIVYGISDYGLSQNIGITRKQAKAFIDAYFKEYPGVKQYMTDIVKQAHEQGYVETISHRRRYLPDIHAKSFNQRSFAERTAMNTPIQGSAADIIKIAMIKMQAKLKAAGLKATMLLQVHDELIFEAPKEEISTLEKLVPSVMDSAVKLEVPLKVESHFGDTWYDAK
- the mutM gene encoding bifunctional DNA-formamidopyrimidine glycosylase/DNA-(apurinic or apyrimidinic site) lyase; amino-acid sequence: MPELPEVETVRRGLNRLVKGATIASIEVNWPKIINNDVERFKQRLAGHTIEKVDRRGKYLLFRFSQGLTMVSHLRMEGNYSVMPQNEGQTTHTHVVFHLTDGRDLLYNDTRKFGRMTLVPTGEELTVAGLKTIGPEPVASDLTVAYLTEIFKRSKKMIKPLLLDQSKIAGIGNIYADETLWMSKIHPMRPANSLTDDEIVSLRQAIIDEMALAIKGHGTTVHSFSTAFGEAGQFQNHLHVYGREGEPCERCGTLIVKIKVAQRGTHFCPHEQQL
- the coaE gene encoding dephospho-CoA kinase (Dephospho-CoA kinase (CoaE) performs the final step in coenzyme A biosynthesis.), with the translated sequence MTQIIGLTGGIATGKSTVSAMLAEAGLPIVDADKIAWQVEGAGQPTTQKIAAAFGSQTLLADGQLNRRWLGQQVFNDASKLALLTEITRGPIQRAMLTAIVAAGKSQPAAVILDVPLLFEGGWQHICDQVVVVAAPAPVVLSRLMARNQLSAEAARARIASQMPLAEKVQRADVVIDNGENVDKTRTAVLKWLKTIIK
- the nrdR gene encoding transcriptional regulator NrdR; the protein is MQCPHCHHNGSRVVDSRPTDDGRVIRRRRECENCGFRFTTFERVEATPLLVIKKNGAREEFNREKILRGIIRSAEKRPVSMETMTGVVDDVENKVRSLGENEISSQVIGEYVMEQLADIDEISYIRFASVYRQFKDMHVFLNELQDMMERDKVKLAKQPTKTAHRVSKTKKDN
- a CDS encoding replication initiation and membrane attachment family protein; this translates as MPKNEPSLTPKTGLVVPAAPALSATEQAVLAELYLPLIGPLAYSLAAALRSLQTPSTDLTHRRSHAELLGILNVDLPTVVAARQKLEATGLLRSYYRQDDLGEVYLYVLQRPLPATQFFGDDLLSVLLLDTVGELRYQQLADQFTPTVVDIQGATDVSANLLDVFHIDSQKVTHVPTEIQTVRAKQATATEMTPAMPDLTDEVFDWQVLGQILKQNYVDLEQVAQSRQLIMTESRVYGISEVEMAKLISEVASLTTGQFDESQLKLLIARRYERPTNSTTTQLEARSAATAAADTTPAVKLSTAEQQLVAYAKQTSPYDFLNELKQEKHGFVTSGENRLIHDLVNRGVLPNAVINMVVYYLLQNRELAALNKNLLETVANDWQQHDIMTPEAALAYLRERQQPKQPRQRATRARNGRTPRKEIVPKWAQKSADGTVKSTSNQITAAQRKQLAARLAKLDSDSEKGD
- the dnaI gene encoding primosomal protein DnaI, with the translated sequence MENISETLKILMNKRNLNHQYQELMTEVFQDSDVRQFLAAHQKELSSDAMERSATKLYEFCQEKRKIARHEPTQVPGYQPELVMSNHLIDIAYQPTLQHQEAQVARELKQRVRSISMPKNIEHADLKAYDQDGDRAGALMSALDFIDAYTQAPKRFHRGLYLYGSFGVGKTFLLGAMANALAAKGFQTTLIHFPSFAVEMKRSISNNTSGDKVDAIKRAPILMIDDIGADASSTWIRDDVLGVILEFRMQEELPTCFSSNFSMQELQDGYLTISQKGDEEPIKAQRIMQRVRYLSTEIEMIGRNRRLNPTD
- the thrS gene encoding threonine--tRNA ligase — translated: MASINVKFPDGAEKQFDAGVTTEAIAKSISPSLAKRSVAGKFNDQVVDYRQPLTTDGNIEIIAADSDEGMAVLRQTAAQVLANAVKQLFPKVQFGSGEGNANGFFFDTDNPDAEGKQISEDDLEAISLKMQAIVKKDLPIVREVLSKDAALALVGDDPYQKDLVNDRAAANDGQVVVYKQGDFVDLSDGAQLASTGKVKIFKLLSVAGAYWQGKSSNPMLQRIYGTAFLKQKDLDEDLKKRQEARERDHRVIGNELDLFFVDPKVGNGLPYWMPNGATIRRQIERYIVDKEVANGYQHVYTPVLANLDVYKQSGHWDHYREDMFPPMDMGDGEQLELRPMNCPSHIQIYNHHIRSYRELPLRIAELGMMHRYEKSGALTGLSRVREMTLNDGHTFVALDQIEAEFKNILSLMVEVYKDFDISDYRFRLSYRDPANKAKYFDDDAMWEQSQKMLKSAMDDMGLDYFEAEGEAAFYGPKLDVQTKTALGGEETLSTIQLDFLLPERFDLKYVGSDGEEHRPVMIHRGLVSTMERFVAYLTEIYKGAFPTWLAPKQVTIIPVNKGAHGAYAETVRRRLAAENIRVSIDDRNEKMGYKIRESQTKKIPYLLVVGDQEVANGSVSVRKYGEERTESEGVDMFIGAITQEVKNYSRGASK
- the infC gene encoding translation initiation factor IF-3, which translates into the protein MVNDGIRAREVRLIASDGEQLGVKSRQEAMQIAEDASLDLVLVAPKAKPPVARIMDYGKYRFEQQKKQREARKKQKVVSIKEVRLSPTIDTNDFDTKLNHAQKFLSKGDKVRVSIRFKGRAITHKDIGRQVLNRMIEATKEDASVEAYPKMDGRSMFLVLAPKTEK